The proteins below are encoded in one region of Limnohabitans sp. 63ED37-2:
- a CDS encoding LysR family transcriptional regulator produces MKQPHLFDKIDLQLIRTLHTLLIERSVSKTAMRLGQQQPAVSVALKRLRELTGDPILVRSGTGMVPTDVGLRMLGPVTQILQSAENLFSPARAFDPAHAQETFRIAASDTLDPLFLPSVMARIKSLAPGCRVEVHALSAQAQYAHDLGQGLIDVVIGNWAQPSEELHRAQLFEDDIMCLVSSKHPAVRRGWTQDDWLACEHIAPMPAYPGWRGVIDEHLDSMGLERLIAARCAHFGLMPRMVASSLLVLTTGRHYCQRFLEGDVPSGLALLPCPVPFPKMVYYQLWHERSHNAEAARWLREQVKISALQLSPPTAA; encoded by the coding sequence ATGAAGCAGCCGCATCTTTTCGACAAGATCGACCTTCAACTCATTCGTACCCTTCACACCTTGCTCATCGAACGCAGTGTCTCCAAAACCGCCATGCGCCTGGGCCAGCAGCAGCCGGCTGTGTCTGTGGCGCTCAAGCGTCTGCGCGAGCTGACCGGCGACCCGATCCTGGTGCGTTCAGGCACCGGCATGGTGCCCACCGATGTGGGCTTGCGCATGCTCGGGCCGGTCACGCAGATTCTGCAATCGGCCGAAAATCTGTTTTCGCCTGCTCGGGCGTTTGATCCGGCCCACGCGCAAGAGACATTTCGCATTGCCGCCAGCGACACGCTGGACCCTTTGTTTTTGCCCTCGGTCATGGCGCGCATCAAGTCGCTGGCACCGGGCTGCCGGGTCGAGGTGCATGCCTTGTCGGCCCAGGCGCAATACGCGCACGACTTGGGCCAAGGCCTGATCGATGTGGTGATTGGCAATTGGGCCCAACCCAGCGAGGAGCTGCACCGCGCCCAGTTGTTTGAAGACGACATCATGTGCCTCGTCAGCAGCAAACACCCGGCGGTGCGCCGGGGCTGGACGCAAGATGACTGGTTGGCCTGCGAGCACATTGCGCCCATGCCCGCTTACCCCGGTTGGCGCGGCGTGATCGATGAGCACCTGGACAGCATGGGGCTGGAGCGCCTCATTGCCGCACGCTGCGCCCACTTTGGCCTGATGCCGCGCATGGTGGCATCGAGTTTGCTTGTGCTGACCACGGGGCGACACTACTGCCAGCGCTTTCTGGAGGGGGACGTACCTTCGGGACTGGCCTTGCTGCCCTGCCCGGTGCCTTTTCCCAAGATGGTCTATTACCAGCTTTGGCACGAACGCAGCCACAACGCCGAGGCGGCCCGGTGGCTGCGAGAACAGGTGAAAATCAGTGCTTTGCAGTTGTCGCCCCCGACAGCTGCCTGA
- a CDS encoding ABC transporter ATP-binding protein: MTTPLLSLQGITKRYPGVVANQDVSLTVMPGQAHAVLGENGAGKSTLMKIIYGSVKPDEGQVVFNGQPVNIRNPQEARKLGISMVFQHFSLFDTLTVAENVWLGLDKSLSLAEVTDRIVAKASEYGLDLEPERPVHTLSVGEMQRVEIIRALLTEPKLLILDEPTSVLTPQAVEKLFVVLHKLVSQGVSILYISHKLHEIRALCSACTVLRGGKVTGVCDPREESNASLSRLMIGAEPPALQHVARAPGEVVLSVQGLSLTRQDPFGVDLEGISLQVRAGEVVGLAGVSGNGQKELMWALSGEDTRAGVQCGEASVSLSGQAVAALGPVPRRQMGLHFVPEERLGRGAVPSLSLSQNLLLTRSEAVGTGGWVRMGALADQARSIIDRFKVKASGPDAAAQSLSGGNLQKFIVGREISAAPKLLIVSQPTWGVDVGAAAQIRAEILALRDAGCAVLVVSEELEELFELSDRLHVIAKGRLSPSVARTEATVERIGEWMSGLWPEAKNDKAQEAQHAAA; the protein is encoded by the coding sequence ATGACCACACCCCTTTTGTCTTTGCAAGGCATCACCAAGCGCTACCCGGGCGTGGTGGCCAACCAGGACGTGTCACTGACCGTGATGCCCGGCCAGGCCCATGCCGTGCTGGGCGAAAACGGCGCGGGCAAGTCCACCCTGATGAAAATCATTTACGGCTCGGTCAAACCCGACGAAGGCCAGGTGGTGTTCAACGGCCAGCCGGTCAACATCCGCAACCCACAAGAAGCCCGCAAGCTGGGCATCAGCATGGTGTTCCAGCACTTCAGCCTGTTTGACACGCTGACCGTGGCCGAAAACGTGTGGCTGGGTCTGGACAAGTCACTCAGCCTGGCCGAAGTGACCGATCGCATTGTGGCCAAGGCCAGCGAATACGGCTTGGACCTGGAGCCCGAGCGCCCGGTGCACACCCTGAGCGTGGGCGAGATGCAGCGGGTGGAGATCATTCGAGCGCTCTTGACCGAGCCCAAGCTCTTGATTTTGGACGAGCCGACTTCGGTGCTGACGCCGCAGGCGGTCGAAAAATTGTTTGTGGTGCTGCACAAATTGGTCAGCCAGGGCGTGAGCATTTTGTACATCTCGCACAAGCTGCACGAGATTCGGGCGCTGTGCAGCGCCTGCACGGTGTTGCGTGGCGGCAAGGTCACGGGCGTGTGTGACCCGCGTGAAGAATCCAACGCCTCACTCAGCCGCTTGATGATTGGTGCCGAGCCCCCGGCTTTGCAGCATGTGGCGCGTGCGCCGGGCGAGGTGGTGCTGTCGGTGCAGGGCTTGAGCCTCACGCGGCAAGACCCGTTTGGCGTGGACCTGGAGGGCATCAGCCTGCAGGTGCGGGCGGGCGAAGTGGTGGGCCTGGCGGGGGTGTCAGGCAATGGCCAAAAGGAATTGATGTGGGCACTGTCGGGTGAGGACACCCGTGCAGGCGTGCAGTGTGGTGAGGCCAGCGTGAGTTTGTCCGGCCAAGCGGTGGCGGCTTTGGGGCCAGTGCCGCGCAGGCAAATGGGCCTGCACTTTGTGCCCGAAGAGCGCTTGGGCCGGGGCGCTGTGCCTTCCCTGAGTCTGTCGCAAAACCTTTTGCTCACGCGCAGCGAGGCCGTGGGCACGGGCGGTTGGGTGCGCATGGGGGCACTGGCCGATCAGGCCCGCAGCATCATTGACCGTTTCAAGGTCAAGGCCTCCGGGCCGGATGCCGCCGCGCAGTCGCTGTCGGGCGGCAATCTGCAAAAGTTCATTGTGGGGCGCGAAATCAGCGCGGCTCCCAAGTTGCTCATCGTCTCGCAACCCACTTGGGGCGTGGACGTGGGCGCGGCGGCGCAGATTCGCGCCGAGATTTTGGCGCTGCGCGACGCAGGTTGTGCGGTGCTGGTGGTGAGTGAGGAGTTGGAAGAATTGTTCGAGTTGTCGGACCGATTGCATGTGATCGCCAAGGGCCGCCTGTCGCCGTCGGTGGCGCGGACCGAAGCCACGGTGGAGCGCATTGGCGAGTGGATGAGCGGCTTGTGGCCTGAGGCCAAGAACGACAAGGCACAGGAGGCGCAACATGCTGCGGCTTGA
- a CDS encoding ABC transporter permease, whose translation MLRLEPRPQASRLWTYASPVLALVLTVLLGVALFMALGKDPLRGLQMFFWEPVKSGYALGELMVKATPLLVIALGLSVCFRSNVWNIGAEGQFVIGAVCAGGVALLADKDTGRWIVLLVLLAGVLGGMVWAGITALLRDRFNASEILVSLMLVYVADMVLSYLVYGPWKDPAGFNFPQSKTFEAVTQIPRLMDGSRVSVGLLLALVGAGLLWVFLFRTRAGFAQQVGGLAPDAARYAGFSSRKALWVALMVSGGAAGLAGALEVAGPIGQLTPYVPAGYGFAAIIVAFVGRLHPAGMVLSAVLMSMFYIGGELAQSRLGLPKSITGVFQGLLLFCLLACDTLVAYRLRWVAAKKGGV comes from the coding sequence ATGCTGCGGCTTGAACCCCGTCCCCAGGCCTCGCGCCTGTGGACTTATGCCTCGCCTGTATTGGCGCTGGTGCTCACCGTGCTCTTGGGTGTGGCGCTGTTCATGGCGCTGGGCAAAGACCCGCTGCGCGGTTTACAAATGTTCTTTTGGGAGCCCGTCAAGTCAGGCTATGCGCTGGGCGAGTTGATGGTGAAAGCCACGCCGCTCTTGGTCATTGCTTTGGGTTTGTCGGTGTGTTTTCGGTCCAACGTGTGGAACATTGGCGCGGAGGGGCAGTTTGTCATCGGCGCGGTGTGCGCCGGGGGCGTGGCCTTGTTGGCCGACAAAGACACGGGCCGTTGGATCGTGCTGTTGGTGCTCTTGGCGGGCGTGCTGGGTGGCATGGTCTGGGCGGGCATCACGGCACTGCTGCGCGACCGGTTCAATGCCAGTGAAATTTTGGTCAGCCTGATGCTGGTGTATGTGGCCGACATGGTGCTGAGCTACTTGGTCTATGGCCCCTGGAAAGATCCAGCCGGATTCAATTTTCCGCAGTCCAAAACCTTTGAGGCGGTCACGCAGATCCCGCGTCTGATGGACGGCTCGCGCGTCAGCGTGGGCTTGCTCTTGGCGCTGGTGGGTGCGGGCTTGCTGTGGGTGTTCTTGTTCCGTACCCGGGCGGGCTTTGCCCAGCAAGTGGGTGGGCTGGCACCTGATGCGGCGCGGTATGCCGGGTTTTCTTCGCGCAAGGCGCTGTGGGTGGCACTCATGGTGTCGGGCGGCGCGGCGGGTTTGGCGGGTGCTTTGGAGGTGGCGGGGCCCATCGGGCAGCTGACGCCTTATGTGCCTGCTGGCTATGGTTTTGCCGCGATCATCGTGGCGTTTGTCGGGCGCTTGCATCCGGCGGGCATGGTGCTGTCGGCGGTGCTGATGAGCATGTTCTACATCGGCGGGGAACTCGCGCAGTCGCGCTTGGGTCTGCCCAAATCGATTACGGGTGTGTTCCAGGGATTGCTGCTGTTTTGTTTGTTGGCGTGTGACACGCTGGTGGCCTACCGTCTGCGCTGGGTGGCGGCCAAGAAAGGGGGCGTGTGA
- a CDS encoding ABC transporter permease yields MESYALLIAATLNAGTVLAIAALGLLINEKAGVVNLGAEGMMLCAAIAGFAAVVHTGNDWLGFAAGMGAGAVLAAIFGVLVIWLGTNQYATGLALSLFGVGFSAFVGIGYVKEKLPDRPHFAVPYLADIPLVGSALFKQHPLVYGAMALVLALIWFLYKSRTGLVLRAVGESPASAHALGYPVRRIRLAAVVAGGALCGLAGAYISVIYTPLWVEGMVAGKGWIALALTTFATWRPARVLLGAYLFGGVTMLQFHLQGVGVQVPSQLLTALPYIATIVVLALISRNPTWIRVNMPASLGKPFYPGS; encoded by the coding sequence ATGGAGTCGTATGCATTGCTGATCGCAGCCACCCTGAATGCGGGGACGGTGCTGGCCATCGCCGCTTTGGGTTTGCTGATCAATGAAAAAGCCGGTGTGGTGAACCTGGGGGCCGAGGGCATGATGCTGTGCGCCGCCATCGCGGGCTTTGCTGCCGTCGTACACACAGGCAACGACTGGTTGGGCTTTGCGGCGGGCATGGGCGCTGGCGCAGTGTTGGCGGCCATTTTTGGGGTGCTGGTCATTTGGCTGGGCACCAACCAATACGCCACAGGTCTGGCGCTGAGTTTGTTTGGTGTGGGTTTTTCTGCCTTTGTGGGCATTGGCTATGTGAAAGAAAAGCTGCCGGACCGGCCCCATTTTGCGGTGCCTTATTTGGCCGACATTCCGCTCGTGGGTTCCGCCTTGTTCAAGCAGCACCCGCTCGTTTATGGGGCGATGGCGCTGGTGTTGGCCCTGATTTGGTTCCTCTACAAAAGCCGCACCGGTTTGGTGCTGCGGGCGGTGGGCGAGTCGCCCGCATCTGCCCACGCTTTGGGCTACCCGGTACGCCGCATCCGCTTGGCGGCGGTGGTGGCTGGGGGCGCGTTGTGCGGCCTGGCTGGCGCTTACATCTCGGTGATCTACACCCCGCTGTGGGTCGAGGGCATGGTGGCGGGCAAGGGCTGGATTGCCTTGGCCCTGACCACCTTTGCCACTTGGCGTCCGGCACGGGTTTTGCTGGGTGCTTATTTGTTTGGTGGTGTGACCATGCTGCAGTTCCATTTGCAGGGCGTGGGCGTGCAAGTGCCCAGCCAGTTGCTCACGGCGCTGCCCTACATCGCCACCATCGTGGTGCTGGCCCTGATTTCGCGCAATCCGACCTGGATTCGCGTGAACATGCCCGCCTCGCTGGGCAAGCCCTTTTATCCCGGTTCATAA
- a CDS encoding BMP family ABC transporter substrate-binding protein: protein MTDLSKRSIVKMVALTAVAAAALVGCGKKEEAPKAEAPAAAKPEPLKIAFAYVGPVGDGGWTFAHDNGRKEIEKAFGDKVVTTFVEKVPESADAERVIRDMAAQGNKLIFGTTFGYMEPMLKVAADNKGVKFEHATGYKTAENMRTYDSRTYEGAYMAGVIAGKMTKTNTLGVVASIPIPEVVRNINSFTMGAQSVNPKIKTKVVWVNEWFNPPKETEAATSLINGGADVLMQNTDSSAVLQTAEKMGKRAFGWDSDMTAYGPKAHLGSAVINWGPYYVKAVGEALEGKWTTGQSWWGVKEGAIDMVNVAADVPEDTKKKIDEIKSGLKAGTFSIWKGPIVDQAGKEVLAKDAVADDKFLGGVMFYVKGVEGKIPGK from the coding sequence ATGACAGACCTCTCCAAGCGCTCCATCGTCAAGATGGTGGCCCTGACCGCTGTGGCTGCCGCCGCACTGGTGGGCTGTGGCAAAAAAGAAGAAGCCCCCAAGGCGGAAGCCCCCGCTGCGGCCAAGCCTGAGCCCCTGAAGATCGCGTTTGCATATGTCGGCCCTGTGGGCGACGGCGGCTGGACCTTTGCGCACGACAACGGCCGCAAGGAAATCGAAAAAGCCTTCGGCGACAAAGTGGTCACCACCTTCGTTGAGAAAGTGCCAGAAAGCGCTGACGCCGAGCGCGTGATCCGCGACATGGCCGCCCAAGGCAACAAGCTGATTTTTGGCACCACTTTTGGTTATATGGAGCCCATGCTCAAAGTGGCCGCTGACAACAAGGGCGTGAAGTTCGAGCACGCCACCGGCTACAAAACCGCCGAGAACATGCGCACTTACGACAGCCGCACCTACGAAGGCGCGTACATGGCGGGTGTGATCGCAGGCAAGATGACCAAGACCAACACCCTGGGTGTGGTCGCCTCCATCCCAATTCCTGAGGTGGTGCGCAACATCAACAGCTTCACCATGGGCGCGCAGTCGGTCAACCCCAAGATCAAGACCAAGGTGGTCTGGGTGAACGAGTGGTTCAACCCACCGAAAGAAACCGAAGCCGCCACTTCGCTGATCAACGGTGGCGCGGACGTGCTGATGCAAAACACCGACTCGTCGGCCGTGTTGCAGACCGCCGAAAAAATGGGCAAGCGTGCCTTTGGCTGGGACTCTGACATGACCGCTTACGGCCCCAAGGCCCACCTGGGCTCGGCTGTGATCAACTGGGGTCCTTACTACGTCAAGGCCGTGGGTGAAGCTCTGGAAGGCAAGTGGACCACAGGTCAAAGCTGGTGGGGCGTGAAGGAAGGCGCGATCGACATGGTCAACGTGGCCGCTGACGTGCCAGAAGACACCAAGAAGAAAATCGACGAGATCAAATCAGGTCTGAAAGCCGGTACATTCTCGATCTGGAAAGGCCCGATCGTGGACCAAGCCGGTAAAGAAGTTCTGGCCAAAGACGCTGTGGCCGACGACAAGTTCCTGGGTGGTGTGATGTTCTACGTCAAGGGCGTGGAAGGCAAGATCCCCGGCAAGTGA
- a CDS encoding benzoate/H(+) symporter BenE family transporter: MFKHLESPAAAAPTLQQIRAHFGTTYAANALIGFIFAATGPVAVILSVGTRGSLSPEELASWVFGVFFVNGLVSLLMSWRYITPLAFGWTIPGTVLVGPALQHLSFAEVIGAFYATSALILVLGLSGWVKRVMAALPMPIVMGMVAGVFLRFGLDIVRALQSDVAIAAPMVAVFLLLSANADWGKRLPPVIGALLVGALAVAVAGRLDAAAVGQLALAQPVIQAPVWSFAAMLELVVPLAITVLVVQNGQGVAVLKNAGHEPPVNMIAVACGVGAAVSAVFGAVSTCLTGPTNGLLTSSGEKSRHYTGALMFGVLALLFGLMAPTFTGWMLAAPKEFIMVLGGLAMLRVLQGAFVASFGAGKFSLGALVSLLVTVADIGLFNIGAAFWGLVAGFAVSWWMERGDFQKT, translated from the coding sequence TTGTTCAAACACCTGGAATCTCCCGCTGCTGCTGCCCCAACGCTGCAGCAAATCCGCGCCCACTTTGGCACCACCTACGCCGCCAACGCCCTGATCGGTTTCATTTTTGCCGCGACCGGGCCGGTGGCCGTCATTTTGTCGGTGGGCACGCGTGGGAGTTTGTCGCCCGAAGAGCTGGCGTCTTGGGTGTTCGGGGTGTTTTTTGTCAATGGCCTGGTCAGTTTGCTCATGAGCTGGCGCTACATCACACCGTTGGCTTTTGGCTGGACGATTCCCGGCACGGTGTTGGTGGGGCCAGCCTTGCAGCATCTGAGTTTTGCCGAGGTCATTGGCGCTTTTTATGCGACCAGTGCCCTGATCTTGGTGCTGGGCCTGAGCGGCTGGGTCAAGCGGGTCATGGCGGCGCTGCCCATGCCCATTGTCATGGGCATGGTGGCCGGGGTCTTCTTGCGCTTTGGCCTCGACATCGTGCGGGCGCTGCAAAGCGATGTGGCCATTGCAGCGCCCATGGTGGCGGTGTTTTTGTTGTTATCGGCCAATGCCGATTGGGGCAAACGTCTGCCACCGGTCATTGGGGCCTTGCTGGTCGGGGCTTTGGCGGTGGCGGTGGCGGGCCGACTCGATGCGGCTGCCGTGGGGCAATTGGCTTTGGCGCAGCCCGTCATTCAGGCCCCGGTGTGGTCGTTTGCCGCGATGCTGGAGTTGGTGGTGCCCCTGGCCATCACGGTGCTGGTGGTGCAAAACGGGCAGGGTGTGGCCGTGCTCAAAAACGCTGGGCACGAGCCACCCGTCAACATGATCGCGGTGGCCTGCGGTGTTGGCGCGGCGGTGAGCGCCGTGTTTGGCGCGGTCAGCACCTGCCTCACGGGGCCAACCAATGGCTTGCTCACCTCGTCTGGCGAGAAATCGCGCCACTACACCGGGGCGCTGATGTTTGGTGTGCTGGCGCTGTTGTTCGGTCTGATGGCGCCCACCTTCACGGGGTGGATGCTGGCTGCACCCAAAGAGTTCATCATGGTGCTGGGCGGCCTGGCCATGCTGCGCGTCTTGCAAGGCGCATTTGTGGCTTCGTTTGGTGCGGGCAAGTTTTCGCTTGGCGCCTTGGTGAGTTTGCTGGTGACTGTGGCCGACATCGGTTTGTTCAACATTGGCGCGGCTTTCTGGGGCTTGGTCGCCGGATTCGCGGTCTCGTGGTGGATGGAGCGGGGCGATTTTCAGAAAACTTGA